In the genome of Nitrospiraceae bacterium, the window GCCAGTTGTATGCGCCGCAGAGTCCAAGCCTTTCAGGGCTTATAACACAAACGTGGCTTGGTGCGAATGACTGACAGAGCAGACAGGAATAGAATGTATCAACTGCTTCGTCTGTTAATGAACCCAGTCTGAGATCTCTTTCTTTATATGCCTTTCTTGCTTCATCCTGGACTTTGATCACATCCTTTTCATCAACATAGATCGTTACCTGCACTTTATCAACAATTGACTTAAATCTATGGTGTGTCATTGTTGCATTCAATACTCCCAGATGTTCGAGAGTAAAACCCAGCTTCTTTGCCGCTGTGCTTATTCTTATCCAGTTAATGTCGCGCTGTCCCATATGCCATATGCCTTGCGCTTCGTTAATGTTTGAGTGAATCTTTCTTTCCATGACAGACTCAAAGTCTTTCTGCATTTTTCTGCCGGCAACATCTATAACAATACCGATAGGCATCTGTCCGCCTTTTTCATATCTTTCCTGCCAGTTTTCACCGATAACTATCACCTTGTTATCCTCGATCTCATTGAGTTCCTTCATTCTTACCCATTCAAAAGCCGGTGTTCTCTGTCCTCCGAACTCGATGAACATATCTTCTTTTCTTATTCTCTCTCCTTCAAATGCAGGTCCATAAGCAACAGGTATAGGAGGTTTCTCAACTGTGATTTTCAGTCCTCTCATTTCGATAGCTCTCTGGACTATCTTGCTGTGATCAAGTTCTTTATCAACTTCTTCATATATACAAACGCCTGTTGGGTGGATTACAGGAATATCTGTATCGCCTACTGCAGGGAATCCCATATTGATTGCGCCTGCGCCTGTTGACCATTTGATGTCATCCAGAGGACCAAGCACAATTGCAAAGGCAAATACTCTGTCTTTTTGATATTTCAGATGTTCTTTAAAATCACCGGGCTTTTTGCCGCCGAAAATTAATGATGCTCTGATTGCCCAGTCTAAGGCATAAAGTGTGTGTTCGGTGTCAGGACCTAATGGAACAATTCTTGTATCCCAGCCAAGCTCAACTCCTTTTCTTAGTAGCTGTTTTGTTACGCTGTTCCCATTAGACTGGCCTGAAAGAAATGTGAGGATGTTTTTTTCCTGTAGTTCTCTTACTATATTTACAGCTATATCATCTGTCGGCGCAGCGCCGATTATCGCGGCAAAGCCTGGCATTGTCCCGTCAACCAGCTGTATTCCTAAATTGCGCTGTATTGTGTCAGTGATAAAACCATTATAGACAAACCCTGTTTCCGCATCTTTTACAGGTTCAAGTCCTTTTATATAGCGAAGAGCAAGCAGTATCTCCTCTGCAAACAATGTTGCCATTCCTGAATCAAGCGCTTCTCCAAGATACGGTTTCCAGAGTTTTTCATCAGGTTCGTCATGAAGCATATCTTTTGCCATGCCTAGCGCAACTTTCATATCTGCAAGTGTTTTCACAGGAAATGCGGTCATCGCATATATCATAGGCAGATAAAATGCAGTGTCCGGGAACTCAAAAACATAATCCTTGCCTTTTTCAGCAGTAACTTTTTCAAGCATCTCTTCAGCCTGCTTAACAAGTTTGTTAGCGCCTCTAATGGCT includes:
- the cdhC gene encoding CO dehydrogenase/CO-methylating acetyl-CoA synthase complex subunit beta — encoded protein: MSKLIASAAIRGANKLVKQAEEMLEKVTAEKGKDYVFEFPDTAFYLPMIYAMTAFPVKTLADMKVALGMAKDMLHDEPDEKLWKPYLGEALDSGMATLFAEEILLALRYIKGLEPVKDAETGFVYNGFITDTIQRNLGIQLVDGTMPGFAAIIGAAPTDDIAVNIVRELQEKNILTFLSGQSNGNSVTKQLLRKGVELGWDTRIVPLGPDTEHTLYALDWAIRASLIFGGKKPGDFKEHLKYQKDRVFAFAIVLGPLDDIKWSTGAGAINMGFPAVGDTDIPVIHPTGVCIYEEVDKELDHSKIVQRAIEMRGLKITVEKPPIPVAYGPAFEGERIRKEDMFIEFGGQRTPAFEWVRMKELNEIEDNKVIVIGENWQERYEKGGQMPIGIVIDVAGRKMQKDFESVMERKIHSNINEAQGIWHMGQRDINWIRISTAAKKLGFTLEHLGVLNATMTHHRFKSIVDKVQVTIYVDEKDVIKVQDEARKAYKERDLRLGSLTDEAVDTFYSCLLCQSFAPSHVCVISPERLGLCGAYNWLDGKAAFEIDPTGGNQPIPKGTMLDKRYGRYSGIDEYLKKASGGAVETLNLYTIMSNPMTSCGCFECIIAIIPEANGIMLVQRGHTGMTPAGMKFSTLAGSVGGGTQNPGFMGVGRNFIISKKFLYGDGGIKRIVWMTKNLKESLKEQFNQRAAEEGIPDLLDKIADETICEDSEKLLEHLAKTGHPALEMEPIL